From a single Lolium rigidum isolate FL_2022 chromosome 7, APGP_CSIRO_Lrig_0.1, whole genome shotgun sequence genomic region:
- the LOC124672559 gene encoding uncharacterized protein LOC124672559, which translates to MASAEAVLRLDANGTPRTIRLLAALVDFESRHFADAATKPAENDLVRAFRGGATPAVPISEFLVRIQRCNYLFDGAVYVLAGAYLARFMRTRAARDAGILVEPATAHRLVSVAVLLGAKFISPRHFERRVEAFQICSDKSIRASEISRLELLFLRAVDYRIFIDAEEFQRFFKVMERGPKPPVASSGSQKRKAETAPDREEKKPRRVRACQPPVVAS; encoded by the coding sequence ATGGCTTCGGCGGAGGCCGTCCTGCGCCTCGACGCCAACGGCACCCCCAGGACGAtccgcctcctcgccgcgctCGTGGACTTCGAGTCCCGCCACTTCGCCGACGCCGCCACCAAGCCGGCCGAGAACGACCTCGTCCGGGCGTTCCGCGGCGGCGCGACCCCGGCCGTCCCGATCTCCGAGTTCCTGGTACGCATCCAGAGATGCAACTACTTGTTCGACGGCGCGGTGTACGTCCTGGCGGGGGCGTACCTCGCCCGCTTCATGCGCACCCGCGCCGCGCGCGACGCCGGGATCCTGGTCGAGCCGGCCACCGCGCACCGCCTCGTGTCCGTCGCCGTCTTGCTCGGGGCCAAGTTCATCAGCCCTAGGCACTTCGAGAGGCGGGTCGAGGCATTCCAGATCTGCTCCGACAAGTCGATCCGGGCTAGCGAGATTTCCCGACTCGAATTGCTCTTCCTCCGGGCTGTTGACTACCGCATCTTCATCGACGCCGAAGAGTTCCAGCGCTTCTTCAAGGTCATGGAGCGCGGACCCAAGCCACCCGTTGCAAGCTCTGGATCCCAGAAGAGGAAAGCGGAAACGGCCCCTGACCGGGAAGAGAAGAAGCCTCGCCGCGTGCGAGCATGCCAGCCGCCCGTCGTGGCATCTTAA